The following are encoded together in the Phenylobacterium sp. NIBR 498073 genome:
- the cobT gene encoding cobaltochelatase subunit CobT: MAKNPESPVEPFKRALAHAARSLAEKPDLEIVYSGEGPQLAGNRAVLPHPPRDLTPADAARIRGLADQMALRLAHHDVAAHAKGRPASALGAPVYDALEQARIEAIGANALGGVKANLRAVHEHAWAKKPLNQLEALANPPMADVVALLARERMTGEPPPAMAKPLVDLFRAEVESKAGADLDRLVEAADDQKAFAKIARTILRDLSMGDDLTDAPDQADDEEGDSEDGEAESQDDGDEGEGEGQSPQQTAMDDSDATHRESEDADSQMMQAEDDPNAEDTDEPPEMGEGEQPARPDLKGDAKVATYKVFTTAHDEVVAAEELCDAEELTRLRAYLDQQLASLSSVVSRLANKLQRKLMAQQNRSWSFDLEEGILDTARLTRVITDSTASLAFKEEEDTEFRDTVVTILIDNSGSMRGRPIMVAAVCADILARTLERCGVKTEILGFTTRAWKGGSSREDWLKAGKPAQPGRLNDLRHIIYKAADAPWRRARRNLGLMMREGLLKENIDGEALMWAHQRLIGRPEARRILMVISDGAPVDDSTLSVNSGHYLERHLRDVIAEIENKSPVQLIAIGIGHDVTRYYRRAVTIVDVEQLAGVIVDQLAELFDEEIRKVTRKTANLLAPPPSTQGPQGGPARRSTFKEVRRAVA; the protein is encoded by the coding sequence ATGGCCAAGAACCCGGAAAGCCCCGTCGAGCCCTTCAAGCGCGCCCTGGCCCACGCCGCGCGTTCGCTGGCTGAGAAGCCGGACCTGGAAATCGTCTATTCGGGCGAGGGCCCGCAGCTGGCCGGCAACCGCGCCGTGCTGCCGCACCCGCCCCGCGACCTGACCCCGGCCGACGCCGCCCGCATCCGCGGCCTGGCCGACCAGATGGCCCTGCGCCTGGCGCACCATGACGTCGCCGCCCACGCCAAGGGCCGGCCGGCCTCGGCGCTCGGCGCCCCGGTCTATGACGCGCTGGAGCAGGCCCGGATCGAGGCCATCGGCGCCAACGCGCTCGGCGGGGTGAAGGCGAACCTGCGCGCGGTCCATGAGCACGCCTGGGCCAAGAAGCCGCTGAACCAGCTCGAAGCCCTGGCCAACCCGCCGATGGCCGACGTCGTCGCCCTGCTGGCCCGCGAGCGGATGACCGGCGAGCCGCCGCCGGCCATGGCCAAGCCGCTGGTCGACCTGTTCCGCGCCGAGGTGGAGAGCAAGGCCGGCGCCGACCTCGACCGCCTGGTCGAGGCGGCCGACGACCAGAAGGCCTTCGCCAAGATCGCCCGGACCATCCTGCGCGACCTTTCGATGGGCGACGACCTGACCGACGCCCCCGACCAGGCCGACGACGAGGAAGGCGACAGCGAGGACGGCGAGGCTGAATCGCAGGACGACGGCGACGAGGGCGAAGGCGAAGGCCAGTCGCCCCAGCAGACCGCCATGGACGACAGCGACGCGACCCACCGCGAGAGCGAGGACGCCGACAGCCAGATGATGCAGGCGGAGGACGACCCCAACGCCGAGGACACCGACGAGCCGCCGGAGATGGGCGAGGGCGAGCAGCCCGCCCGCCCCGACCTCAAGGGCGACGCCAAGGTCGCCACCTACAAGGTGTTCACCACCGCCCACGACGAAGTGGTCGCCGCCGAAGAGCTCTGCGACGCCGAGGAGCTGACCCGCCTGCGGGCCTATCTCGACCAGCAGCTGGCCAGCCTCTCCAGCGTCGTTTCGCGCCTGGCCAACAAGCTGCAGCGCAAGCTGATGGCCCAGCAGAACCGCTCGTGGAGCTTCGATCTCGAGGAGGGCATCCTCGACACCGCGCGCCTGACGCGGGTGATCACCGACTCGACCGCCTCGCTGGCCTTCAAGGAAGAGGAAGACACCGAGTTCCGCGACACGGTGGTCACCATCCTGATCGACAATTCCGGCTCGATGCGCGGGCGGCCGATCATGGTCGCCGCGGTCTGCGCCGACATCCTGGCCCGCACGCTGGAACGCTGCGGCGTCAAGACCGAGATACTCGGCTTCACCACCCGCGCCTGGAAGGGCGGCTCCTCGCGCGAGGACTGGCTGAAGGCCGGCAAGCCGGCCCAGCCGGGCCGCCTGAACGACCTGCGCCACATAATCTACAAGGCCGCCGACGCCCCGTGGCGGCGCGCCCGCCGCAACCTCGGCCTGATGATGCGCGAAGGCCTCCTGAAGGAGAACATCGACGGCGAGGCGCTGATGTGGGCGCACCAGCGGCTGATCGGCCGCCCCGAGGCGCGCCGCATCCTGATGGTCATCTCCGACGGCGCCCCGGTCGACGACTCGACCCTGTCGGTGAACTCCGGCCACTACCTCGAACGCCACCTGCGCGACGTGATCGCCGAGATCGAGAACAAGAGCCCGGTGCAGCTGATCGCCATCGGCATCGGCCACGACGTCACCCGCTACTATCGCCGGGCCGTCACCATCGTCGACGTCGAGCAGCTGGCCGGGGTCATCGTCGACCAGCTGGCCGAGCTGTTCGACGAGGAGATCCGCAAGGTCACCCGCAAGACCGCGAACCTCCTGGCCCCGCCGCCGAGCACGCAGGGGCCCCAAGGCGGCCCCGCCCGCCGCTCGACCTTCAAGGAAGTCCGGAGAGCGGTGGCGTGA
- a CDS encoding DUF885 family protein, which produces MHNRRQLLASAAAFAAAAAAPKLALAAAPTGEAAKMYAFFDKAMAQTFRRSPELPTALGIDKGDLAWTKSELSDYSLTALAENKANTTRDLQTLRSLDRKQLKGMDAVNYDTVEFVLAVQDEANRRFQYGGQGVNSPYVISQLTGAYQQMPDFLDTQHRIEAKDDADAYLARMEAFGRLLDQEADVVRHDVGLGVTPPDFVLDKSITQLKAFLAYEPEKAPLVASLVRRAKDKNIEGDWAGQAQGLYAEKVRPALARQLALLEGLRPKAVHDAGCWRLPDGDEYYRLGLRNYTTSNITPDEVHKTGLDLVASLGAEADALMKKAGYTKGSVGERYRAMAEDPKQVYPNTDAGKEELLAKLNEQVKIIEGKLPQWFGQLPKAPLEIRRVPPATEAGAPGGYYFSPSLDGTRPGIYWINLRDTAEVPAWTLPTLTYHEGLPGHHLQLALNNEAGDLPLIRKVIGFSGYSEGWALYAEQLAVEMGMYDNDVLGHIGMIHDAMFRAVRLVVDSGMHHKRWSREQAVKYFVDNIGDAEASAITEVERYCVWPGQACSYMVGKITWMDARARAKKALGRKFDIRKFHDAGLLSGGTPLTVLDQVIDNYIASAK; this is translated from the coding sequence ATGCATAACCGTCGCCAGCTCCTGGCGAGCGCCGCCGCGTTCGCCGCCGCCGCCGCCGCGCCCAAGCTCGCCCTCGCCGCCGCGCCGACCGGCGAAGCGGCCAAGATGTACGCCTTCTTCGACAAGGCGATGGCCCAGACCTTCCGGCGCTCGCCCGAACTGCCGACCGCGCTCGGCATCGACAAGGGCGACCTGGCCTGGACCAAGTCCGAGCTGTCGGACTACTCGCTGACCGCCCTGGCCGAGAACAAGGCCAACACCACCCGCGACCTGCAAACTCTGCGCAGCCTCGACCGCAAGCAGCTCAAGGGCATGGACGCAGTCAATTACGACACCGTCGAGTTCGTGCTGGCGGTGCAGGACGAGGCCAACCGCCGCTTCCAATACGGCGGCCAGGGCGTCAACTCGCCCTATGTCATCTCGCAGCTCACCGGCGCCTACCAGCAGATGCCTGACTTCCTCGACACCCAGCACCGGATCGAGGCCAAGGACGACGCCGACGCCTATCTCGCCCGGATGGAGGCCTTCGGCCGCCTGCTCGACCAGGAGGCCGACGTGGTCCGCCACGACGTCGGGCTGGGCGTCACCCCGCCCGACTTCGTGCTCGACAAGTCGATCACCCAGCTCAAGGCGTTCCTAGCCTATGAGCCCGAGAAGGCGCCGCTGGTCGCCAGCCTCGTGCGCCGCGCCAAGGACAAGAACATCGAGGGCGACTGGGCCGGCCAGGCCCAAGGCCTCTATGCCGAGAAGGTCCGCCCCGCCCTGGCCCGTCAATTGGCCCTGCTGGAAGGCCTGCGCCCGAAGGCCGTGCACGACGCCGGCTGCTGGCGCCTGCCGGACGGCGATGAGTACTACCGCCTGGGCCTGCGCAACTACACGACCTCGAACATCACCCCGGACGAGGTGCACAAGACCGGCCTCGACCTGGTCGCCAGCCTGGGCGCCGAGGCTGACGCCCTGATGAAGAAGGCCGGCTACACCAAGGGCAGCGTCGGCGAGCGCTACCGCGCCATGGCCGAGGATCCCAAGCAGGTCTACCCGAACACCGACGCCGGCAAGGAAGAGCTGCTGGCCAAGCTCAACGAGCAGGTGAAGATCATCGAGGGCAAGCTGCCGCAGTGGTTCGGCCAATTGCCCAAGGCGCCGCTGGAAATCCGCCGCGTGCCCCCCGCCACCGAAGCCGGCGCCCCGGGCGGCTACTATTTCTCGCCCAGCCTCGATGGCACGCGGCCCGGCATTTACTGGATCAATCTGCGCGACACCGCCGAGGTGCCGGCCTGGACCCTGCCGACCCTGACCTATCATGAGGGCCTGCCGGGCCACCATCTGCAGCTCGCGCTCAACAACGAGGCCGGCGACCTGCCGCTGATCCGCAAGGTCATCGGCTTCTCGGGATACAGCGAGGGCTGGGCGCTCTACGCCGAGCAGCTGGCGGTCGAGATGGGCATGTACGACAACGACGTACTCGGCCACATCGGCATGATCCACGACGCCATGTTCCGCGCTGTCCGCCTGGTGGTCGATAGCGGCATGCACCACAAGCGCTGGAGCCGCGAGCAGGCGGTGAAGTACTTCGTCGACAACATCGGCGACGCCGAGGCCAGCGCCATCACCGAGGTCGAGCGCTACTGCGTCTGGCCGGGCCAGGCCTGCAGCTACATGGTCGGCAAGATCACCTGGATGGACGCCCGCGCCCGAGCCAAAAAGGCGTTGGGCCGCAAGTTCGACATCCGCAAGTTCCACGACGCGGGCCTGCTCTCGGGCGGCACGCCGCTGACGGTCCTCGACCAGGTGATCGACAACTACATCGCCTCGGCGAAGTAG
- a CDS encoding HlyD family efflux transporter periplasmic adaptor subunit — translation MRQRLLVIGLLVAAAVLIAVLWAFPKLHRSPVLSGYVEGEALYMASPVAGRVDQMLVQRGDRVAAGQKLFVVDPSQLQGARDQASAEVAAARAQAADARKGQRPVELAVFDANVAATEANARDAASALRRVRPLVEKGIYAKARLDDAQAAYDAAAAQVAAARKQRQAAALGAREDQVRAADSRVAQADAALSAAQARLSDVAPPAPGAARVEDVFFQAGEWAAANQPVLALLPDDRIKVRFFVPQADISSYRVGSVVKFACDGCPSGLTAKVSYISPRPEFTPPVIYSRETRDRMVFLVEAVPSARLNPGQPVDVQPLERAK, via the coding sequence ATGAGGCAACGCCTTCTGGTCATCGGCCTGCTGGTCGCCGCGGCCGTGCTGATCGCAGTGTTGTGGGCCTTCCCCAAGCTGCACCGCTCGCCGGTGCTGTCGGGCTATGTCGAGGGCGAAGCGCTGTACATGGCCTCGCCCGTCGCCGGCCGGGTCGACCAGATGCTGGTCCAACGGGGCGACCGGGTCGCCGCGGGCCAAAAGCTGTTCGTAGTCGACCCCTCGCAGCTGCAGGGCGCGCGCGACCAGGCCAGCGCCGAGGTCGCCGCCGCCCGGGCCCAGGCCGCCGACGCCCGCAAGGGCCAGCGGCCTGTCGAGCTGGCGGTCTTCGACGCCAATGTCGCCGCCACCGAGGCCAATGCCCGCGACGCGGCCTCGGCCCTGCGCCGCGTCCGCCCGCTGGTGGAGAAAGGCATCTACGCCAAGGCCCGGCTTGACGACGCCCAGGCCGCCTATGACGCCGCCGCCGCCCAGGTCGCCGCCGCGCGCAAGCAGCGCCAGGCCGCCGCCCTCGGCGCACGCGAGGATCAGGTCCGCGCCGCCGACAGCCGCGTGGCCCAGGCCGACGCTGCGCTGAGCGCCGCCCAGGCCCGGCTCTCCGACGTCGCGCCCCCGGCCCCTGGCGCGGCGCGGGTCGAGGACGTCTTCTTTCAGGCCGGCGAATGGGCCGCCGCCAACCAGCCGGTCCTGGCCCTGCTGCCGGACGATCGCATCAAGGTCCGCTTCTTCGTGCCCCAGGCTGACATCTCGAGCTACAGGGTCGGATCAGTGGTCAAGTTCGCCTGCGACGGCTGCCCGTCCGGGCTGACCGCCAAGGTCAGCTACATCAGCCCACGGCCGGAGTTCACCCCGCCGGTGATCTACAGTCGCGAGACCCGCGACCGCATGGTGTTCCTGGTCGAGGCGGTTCCCTCGGCCCGGCTCAATCCCGGCCAGCCGGTCGACGTCCAGCCGCTGGAGCGGGCGAAGTGA
- a CDS encoding esterase-like activity of phytase family protein, whose translation MSIRLAAALASLALAACAQQAPALPTAPLAAGPAIAVAAALVPLNPADPAQDRIGDFRYAGGLALSSADTARFHGLSDMAIRNGVDLTAVSDEGDLLKARLMLDKTGRLVGLEGARISALPGLDGKPLQGKLESDSEGMALLANGDMLISFEQRHRIWLYPADGSPPREAPAPDASFPANGGMEALGPAPDLGPDVYLAGGEESGQTWTCRLSAGCTPGPVIAKPPEFGLVALTRLPQGRTAWLLRAWDPVRGNRVILTVQDAQGAEVGRLDLARPLTIDNFEAVAAVPAKDGAVRFYLLSDDNFQSSQRTLLLAFDWTPARS comes from the coding sequence GTGAGCATTCGCCTCGCCGCCGCGCTCGCCTCGCTCGCCCTGGCCGCCTGCGCTCAGCAGGCGCCGGCCCTGCCGACCGCGCCGCTGGCCGCCGGCCCGGCCATCGCAGTCGCCGCCGCGCTGGTCCCGCTGAACCCGGCCGACCCGGCGCAGGACCGCATCGGCGACTTCCGCTACGCCGGCGGCCTGGCGCTCTCCTCCGCCGACACTGCCCGCTTCCACGGCCTCTCGGACATGGCGATCCGCAATGGCGTCGACCTGACCGCGGTCAGCGACGAGGGCGATCTCCTCAAGGCGCGCCTGATGCTCGACAAGACCGGCCGGCTGGTCGGCCTGGAGGGCGCCCGGATCAGCGCCCTGCCCGGCCTCGACGGCAAGCCTCTGCAGGGCAAGCTTGAATCCGATTCCGAGGGCATGGCTCTGCTCGCCAATGGCGACATGCTGATCAGCTTCGAGCAGCGCCATCGCATCTGGCTCTACCCCGCCGACGGCTCCCCGCCTCGCGAGGCGCCGGCCCCCGACGCGAGCTTCCCGGCCAATGGCGGCATGGAGGCCCTCGGCCCTGCCCCGGACCTCGGTCCCGACGTCTACCTCGCCGGCGGCGAGGAGAGCGGCCAGACCTGGACCTGCCGCCTGTCGGCCGGCTGCACGCCCGGACCGGTCATCGCCAAGCCGCCGGAGTTCGGCCTCGTCGCGCTCACCCGCCTGCCCCAAGGCCGCACCGCCTGGCTGCTGCGCGCCTGGGACCCGGTGCGCGGCAACCGCGTCATCCTGACCGTTCAGGACGCCCAGGGCGCCGAGGTCGGCCGCCTCGATCTGGCCCGGCCCCTGACCATCGACAATTTCGAGGCCGTCGCCGCGGTCCCGGCCAAGGACGGCGCGGTGCGCTTCTACCTGCTGTCCGACGACAACTTCCAAAGCAGCCAGCGCACCCTGCTGCTCGCCTTCGACTGGACGCCCGCGCGGTCCTGA
- a CDS encoding TetR/AcrR family transcriptional regulator, whose translation MLPAGQPKFKRRKADRPEEIVAAAMGIFAEKGFAAARLDDIAARAGVSKGALYLYFATKEDLFRAVIEQGVAPNLGRMQAALVEHRGAFPELLRAFAAIAVGIATETPVGGIAKMVIGESRNFPELARAWRERLVEPALGAMSGAIAAAQARGELRAGDPRHAAISLVSPMLLGVIWRETFVPVGAEPLDIPTLAQQHVELWLRGMRPDAGAAA comes from the coding sequence ATGCTCCCCGCCGGACAGCCGAAGTTCAAGCGCCGCAAGGCCGACCGCCCCGAGGAAATCGTCGCTGCGGCGATGGGGATCTTCGCCGAGAAGGGCTTCGCCGCCGCGCGCCTGGACGACATCGCCGCCCGCGCCGGAGTCTCCAAGGGCGCGCTCTATCTCTACTTCGCGACCAAGGAGGACCTCTTCCGGGCGGTGATCGAGCAAGGCGTCGCTCCCAATCTCGGGCGCATGCAGGCCGCGCTGGTCGAACACCGCGGCGCGTTCCCCGAGTTGCTGCGCGCCTTCGCCGCGATCGCTGTGGGCATAGCTACGGAGACGCCGGTCGGCGGCATCGCCAAGATGGTGATCGGGGAGTCGCGGAACTTCCCGGAACTGGCCCGGGCCTGGCGCGAACGCCTGGTCGAGCCCGCCCTCGGCGCGATGAGCGGAGCCATCGCCGCGGCCCAGGCGCGCGGCGAGCTGCGCGCCGGCGACCCGCGCCACGCCGCGATCTCGCTGGTCTCGCCGATGTTGCTGGGCGTCATCTGGCGCGAGACCTTCGTCCCGGTCGGCGCCGAGCCGCTCGACATCCCGACCCTGGCGCAGCAGCACGTGGAGCTTTGGCTCCGCGGCATGCGCCCTGACGCAGGAGCCGCCGCATGA
- a CDS encoding ABC transporter permease, which translates to MNGFSANRVLAVMIKEFKQLTRDKLTYAMMLAIPVVQLLLFGYAINSEPRHLPTALLVQEDSVFARSITAALKNSAYFDLVAQARTPGELDEMVRRGKVQFAITIPGDFTRRVARGDQAQILVDVDATDPSATGAAVAALAALPQQALAHDLKGALVARGQVAPPFEVIVHRRYNPEAITAYNIVPGLLGIILSMTLVMMTALSVTREAERGTMESLLATPVEPIEVMAGKLAPYVFVGLVQTAIILLLARFLFDVPMMGGWVGLSLGVALFIVGSLALGFLMSTVARTQLQAMQMSMFYILPSILLSGFMFPFRGMPAWAQAIGEVVPVTHFLRVVRGALLKGQGVEDMWRELLALTAFVCVVTALAMARYRRTLD; encoded by the coding sequence ATGAACGGCTTCTCGGCGAACCGCGTGCTGGCGGTGATGATCAAGGAGTTCAAGCAGCTCACCCGCGACAAGCTCACCTACGCGATGATGCTGGCCATCCCGGTCGTCCAGCTACTGCTGTTCGGCTACGCGATCAATTCCGAGCCGCGCCACCTGCCGACCGCCCTGCTCGTGCAGGAAGACAGCGTCTTCGCCCGCTCGATCACCGCGGCCCTGAAGAACAGCGCCTATTTCGACCTCGTGGCCCAGGCCAGAACGCCGGGCGAGCTGGACGAGATGGTCCGCCGCGGCAAAGTGCAGTTCGCGATCACCATTCCCGGCGACTTCACCCGCCGCGTCGCCCGCGGCGACCAGGCCCAGATCCTGGTCGACGTCGACGCCACCGACCCGTCGGCGACCGGCGCGGCGGTCGCCGCCCTCGCCGCCCTGCCCCAGCAGGCGCTGGCCCACGACCTGAAGGGCGCGCTCGTCGCCCGCGGCCAGGTCGCCCCGCCGTTCGAGGTGATCGTCCACCGGCGCTACAATCCCGAGGCCATCACCGCCTACAACATCGTTCCGGGCCTGCTGGGGATCATCCTGTCGATGACCCTGGTGATGATGACCGCGCTGTCGGTCACCCGCGAGGCCGAGCGCGGAACGATGGAAAGCCTGCTGGCCACGCCGGTCGAACCGATCGAGGTGATGGCCGGCAAGCTCGCCCCCTACGTCTTCGTCGGCCTGGTCCAGACCGCGATCATCCTGCTGCTCGCACGGTTCCTGTTCGACGTGCCGATGATGGGCGGCTGGGTCGGCCTGTCGCTGGGCGTGGCGCTGTTCATCGTCGGCTCGCTGGCGCTCGGCTTCCTGATGTCGACGGTCGCCCGCACCCAACTGCAGGCCATGCAGATGAGCATGTTCTACATCCTGCCCTCGATACTGCTCTCGGGCTTCATGTTCCCGTTCCGGGGCATGCCGGCCTGGGCCCAGGCGATCGGCGAGGTCGTGCCCGTCACCCACTTCCTGCGGGTGGTGCGCGGCGCGCTGCTCAAGGGCCAGGGCGTCGAGGACATGTGGCGCGAGCTTTTGGCCCTGACCGCCTTCGTCTGCGTGGTCACCGCCCTGGCCATGGCCCGCTATCGTCGCACCCTGGATTGA
- a CDS encoding MBL fold metallo-hydrolase, translating into MALAKSFVAIAALATLAACSPKSEPAAPPKPAPTAAAPAPAPVAFKIGAFDAAALFDGTIKVANDGKTFGIGRPPSEVAAVLKAAGRPDDSLDLSLQPLLVRGEGKVLLFDTGAARVDFAQGGKLNDSLRAAGVEPAQVTDIFISHSHDDHLGGLTTADGALAFPNATIHISAPEWAAMRAEPRRAALVKAMTPKVAAFQPGAVLLPGLVSAVEVKGHTPGHSAYEIASGQERLLYIGDAAHHFVISVAKPDWTIAYDGDAPAAQASRRALLQKAADQNLRLYAVHFPYPGLGRVKAQGDGFVWVPEQP; encoded by the coding sequence ATGGCCCTCGCCAAGTCCTTTGTCGCGATCGCAGCGCTCGCCACGCTCGCCGCCTGCTCCCCGAAAAGCGAACCGGCCGCGCCGCCGAAGCCGGCGCCGACCGCGGCCGCGCCCGCCCCAGCGCCGGTCGCCTTCAAGATCGGCGCTTTCGACGCCGCGGCCCTGTTCGACGGGACCATCAAGGTCGCCAACGACGGCAAGACCTTTGGAATCGGTCGTCCGCCGAGCGAGGTCGCCGCCGTGCTGAAGGCCGCCGGCCGCCCCGACGACTCGCTCGATCTCAGCCTCCAGCCGCTGCTGGTCCGCGGCGAGGGCAAGGTCCTGCTGTTCGACACCGGCGCGGCGCGGGTCGATTTCGCCCAGGGCGGCAAGCTGAACGACTCGCTGCGGGCCGCCGGCGTCGAGCCGGCCCAGGTCACCGACATCTTCATTTCCCACAGCCACGACGACCACCTGGGGGGCCTGACCACGGCGGACGGCGCCCTGGCGTTCCCGAACGCGACGATCCACATCTCGGCGCCGGAATGGGCCGCGATGCGGGCCGAGCCGCGCCGCGCGGCGCTGGTCAAGGCCATGACCCCCAAGGTCGCGGCCTTCCAGCCGGGGGCGGTGCTGCTGCCAGGGCTGGTGAGCGCGGTCGAGGTCAAGGGGCACACGCCGGGCCACAGCGCCTACGAGATCGCCTCGGGCCAGGAGCGGCTGCTCTATATCGGCGATGCGGCGCATCACTTCGTGATCTCGGTCGCCAAGCCGGACTGGACCATCGCCTATGACGGCGACGCGCCGGCCGCCCAGGCCAGCCGCCGGGCCCTGCTGCAGAAGGCGGCCGACCAGAACCTGCGGCTCTATGCGGTGCACTTTCCCTATCCGGGCCTGGGCCGGGTGAAGGCGCAGGGCGACGGCTTCGTCTGGGTTCCGGAGCAGCCGTAG
- a CDS encoding OmpA family protein: MIATKTRAVVLSALAIGTLGLGGCATKKFVNEQVAVVDGKVANHETRLGELDRTSREALDRATAAGKLAEGKFMYSVVMSDDALKFPLGKATLSPEAESRLSAFAERLKGENKNVYVEVQGHTDATGSPEGNMRLAQDRAETVRRYLNKQGVALNRIATIAYGEDEPVAPNDTREGRMANRRVVLVVLS, encoded by the coding sequence ATGATCGCTACAAAAACTCGCGCCGTGGTGTTGAGCGCGCTCGCCATTGGCACGCTCGGCCTCGGCGGCTGCGCCACCAAGAAGTTCGTCAACGAGCAGGTCGCCGTCGTCGACGGCAAGGTCGCCAACCACGAGACCCGCCTGGGCGAACTGGACCGCACCTCGCGCGAAGCCCTGGACCGCGCCACGGCGGCCGGCAAGCTGGCCGAAGGTAAGTTCATGTACTCGGTGGTGATGTCGGACGACGCGCTGAAGTTCCCGCTCGGCAAGGCGACCCTGTCGCCGGAAGCCGAGTCGCGGCTGTCGGCCTTCGCCGAGCGCCTGAAGGGGGAGAACAAGAACGTCTATGTCGAGGTGCAGGGCCACACCGACGCCACCGGTTCGCCGGAAGGCAACATGCGCCTGGCCCAGGATCGCGCCGAGACCGTTCGCCGCTACCTGAACAAGCAGGGCGTGGCCCTGAACCGGATCGCCACTATCGCCTATGGCGAAGACGAGCCGGTCGCCCCGAACGACACGCGCGAAGGCCGCATGGCCAACCGCCGCGTCGTGCTGGTGGTCCTGTCCTAA
- a CDS encoding type II toxin-antitoxin system ParD family antitoxin has protein sequence MGKNTSISLGEHFAAFIETEVAKGRYASASEVVRASLRLLEEREAQLEALRLALIEGEESGPSTPFDFDAFIASKRA, from the coding sequence ATGGGCAAGAACACCTCCATCAGCCTTGGCGAGCACTTCGCGGCGTTCATCGAGACGGAGGTCGCAAAGGGGCGCTACGCGTCGGCCAGCGAGGTCGTGCGCGCAAGCCTGCGTCTCCTGGAGGAACGCGAGGCGCAGCTTGAAGCCCTCCGCCTCGCTCTGATCGAAGGCGAAGAGAGCGGCCCTTCTACACCCTTCGATTTCGACGCGTTCATCGCCTCCAAGCGCGCCTAG
- the rpmB gene encoding 50S ribosomal protein L28, with protein MSRRCELTGVGPMVGHNVSHSNIKTKRRFLPALSPATLQSDALGQSFRLRVSNAALRTLDFKGGLDVFLAGARDEQLSPRALKIKRQVKAKLASQAAA; from the coding sequence ATGTCGCGTCGTTGCGAACTTACCGGTGTCGGTCCCATGGTCGGCCACAACGTCAGCCACTCGAACATCAAGACGAAGCGCCGCTTCCTGCCGGCCCTGTCGCCCGCCACGCTCCAGTCGGACGCGCTGGGCCAGTCGTTCCGTCTGCGCGTCAGCAACGCTGCGCTGCGCACCCTGGACTTCAAGGGCGGCCTGGACGTGTTCCTCGCGGGCGCCCGTGACGAGCAGCTGTCGCCGCGCGCTCTGAAGATCAAGCGTCAGGTCAAGGCCAAGCTGGCCAGCCAAGCCGCCGCCTAA
- a CDS encoding ABC transporter ATP-binding protein, with amino-acid sequence MTLAIDVRGLNKSFGDKHVVQDVSLEVEAGRICGFLGPNGSGKTTTLRMLCGLLTPDSGEGTALGLDIISQANLIKRRAGYMTQKFSLYEDLTIEENLQFSARIHSLDRRKQRVDQALERLGLIERRGQLAGSLSGGWKQRLALATATLHEPKLLLLDEPTAGVDPKARRTFWDEIHALSAEGLTVLVSTHYMDEAERCHEIAYISYGRLIARGTAEEVIASTHLITFNGEGPGIDRLSVEIGNLPGVDMAAPFGQSLHVSGTDRTALEAALAPYRRAPFRWSEVEPSLEDVFIRLMETSEDNFR; translated from the coding sequence GTGACCCTGGCCATCGACGTCCGCGGACTGAACAAGAGTTTCGGCGACAAGCATGTCGTCCAGGACGTCTCGCTGGAGGTCGAGGCAGGCAGGATCTGCGGCTTCCTCGGCCCCAACGGCTCGGGCAAGACCACCACCTTGCGGATGCTCTGCGGCCTGCTCACCCCCGACAGCGGCGAAGGCACGGCGCTCGGCCTCGACATCATCAGCCAGGCCAACCTGATCAAGCGCCGCGCCGGCTACATGACCCAGAAGTTCTCGCTCTATGAGGACCTGACCATCGAGGAGAACCTGCAGTTCTCCGCCCGCATCCACAGCCTCGACCGCCGCAAGCAACGGGTCGACCAGGCGCTTGAGCGGCTGGGCCTGATCGAACGCCGCGGCCAGCTGGCCGGCTCGCTGTCGGGCGGCTGGAAGCAGCGCCTGGCGCTGGCCACCGCCACCCTGCACGAGCCCAAGCTGCTGCTGCTCGACGAACCCACCGCCGGCGTCGACCCCAAGGCCCGGCGCACCTTCTGGGACGAGATCCATGCCCTGTCGGCCGAGGGCCTGACCGTGCTGGTCTCCACCCACTACATGGACGAGGCCGAGCGCTGTCATGAGATCGCCTACATCAGCTACGGCCGGCTGATCGCCCGCGGCACGGCCGAAGAGGTGATCGCGAGCACCCACCTGATCACCTTCAACGGCGAGGGGCCGGGCATCGACCGGCTGTCAGTGGAGATCGGCAATCTGCCCGGCGTCGACATGGCCGCGCCCTTCGGTCAGTCGCTGCACGTTTCGGGAACCGACCGCACCGCGCTTGAGGCCGCGCTCGCCCCCTACCGCCGCGCGCCGTTCAGGTGGAGCGAGGTCGAGCCCAGCCTGGAGGACGTCTTCATCCGCCTGATGGAGACCTCGGAGGACAACTTCCGATGA